From Triticum aestivum cultivar Chinese Spring chromosome 4A, IWGSC CS RefSeq v2.1, whole genome shotgun sequence, a single genomic window includes:
- the LOC123086592 gene encoding abscisic stress-ripening protein 5: protein MSEEKHHHLFHHKEGEDFQPAADGGVDTYGYSTETVVTATGNDGEYERITKEEKHHKHKEHLGEMGAAAAGAFALYEKHEAKKDPEHAHKHKIEEEVAAAAAVGAGGFVFHEHHEKKQDHKEAKEASGEKKHHHFG, encoded by the exons ATGTCGGAGGAGAAGCACCACCACCTGTTCCACCACAAGGAGGGCGAGGACTTCCAGCCCGCCGCTGACGGCGGCGTCGACACGTACGGGTACTCGACCGAGACGGTGGTGACCGCCACCGGCAACGACGGCGAGTACGAGCGGATCACCAAGGAGGAGAAGCACCACAAGCACAAGGAGCACCTCGGCGAGATGGGCGCAGCCGCGGCCGGAGCCTTCGCCCTC TACGAGAAGCACGAGGCGAAGAAGGACCCGGAGCACGCGCACAAGCACAAGATCGAGGAGGAGGTGGCTGCCGCCGCAGCCGTCGGCGCCGGCGGCTTCGTCTTCCACGAGCACCACGAGAAGAAGCAGGACCACAAGGAGGCCAAGGAGGCCAGCGGCGAGAAGAAGCACCACCACTTCGGCTAG